In the genome of Bacteroidota bacterium, the window CAGCTTTGTGATCTATCATGGTTGTCTTAATGCCAGTCGGGTCGCTTCAACAATGCGGGCATCAGAAAGAAATATGCAGAACTTTGCCTTCTGTGCCCGTAGCCCAGCCTTTACCTGATGGGGCAAAAGCCACACTCCAATAGTTATCTGTCGACAAAGAGTTCCAGGTGTCGCCGTTGTCCTGTGAGTAATCCAATCCTTTGGGGCCGGCGGCCACGAGGGTGGGTGTGGACTGGTTGGGTACGTAGGAAATTCCGTAAACGGCACCCGTAAACGTTGTGTGTCCGGTTACTTCCCAGGTTGCGCCACCGTCAAGCGTGCGGGCTATGGAATCAGCTGTAGAATCGGGCTTGGCAATTTCGCCGCCGGCTACAACACCCTGGCTATCGTCGAGGTACGAAATAGACGCCAGGCCCGATGAGGGTGTGCCGTGGGCAACAGGTGTTTCTACAACATCCCATGACAGGCCCCGGTCGGTGCTGGTTAGCACGCGCGATTTGCCGCCGGCGCCCGTTACAATATTGACTGTGTTTTCGCCCTTTACCATTAGACAGGTGCCACTGGCGGCAAAACTGCCTTCCCCGTCCAGCGCGGGTGGGAGCACCGCTGGAGAAACGCGGGTCCAGGTGTCACCGCCATCCGAGGTCTTGATAATATAGAACGCACCTTCAAAGGAGTCGCTGAATGCGATGCCATTGTTTTCATCCCAGAAATCCATACAATCAAAAAAACCATCAGCTTCGGCATTGGTGAATTGCTGTGTCCAGCTAATGCCGGCATCGGTTGTTTTATAGATGCGAGAATCTTCTCCATTACCAATACTGAGCAGGTAAGCCGTTTGGGCATCGACGGCATGTACATCCCTGAATTGCAGTGAGTCGGCCCCGGGTACTGTGCCAATTTGCCACGTTACGCCACCATCAACGGTTCTCCCAAATGAGCCAGCCGTACCACTAATCCAGACGTTCTGATCGTCAACAACGCTGATACCAATAAACAGAACTTCACTATTGCTGGTTTGCGCAGTTGTTACGGGTATGGGCGGGGGAGGAGGAGGTGTCGGTTCAGCGCAAGCGGCAACGAGGAGTAGGCTTAAAACGAGCAGGGAGTTTCTGTATATCATGGGGTATGTGCAGATGTAGAATGAAATTCGCCCGTAATATACGGCTTTAAGGCGGATTCTAAATCTGCTGGTGAAAACCTTGCGGTCAGGACCCTGTCGATACCCATTGGTTCGACGCGTAAATAGATAATGTCACCCGATTGGTATATGGCGTATTCTCGGAAATCTTCTTCTGTAGTGGGTGCCATACCAATGGCAAGTTCGTAGTGTTGCGTTGGCTTTGTGCTCCGCCTGTAGTGGGTGAGGATTTTGAATGGGTTGAGGGTAGGCGAGGTTTGCTCTTCGAGCCAGTGTTTGATGAGCGCGACGCCGGCTTCATCGAGCATTTGCTCTTCAAGGCTTCCTTTCAATACAAACCCCTGGTAGCCATTGCTCAGGCTTTTGAGCGGCGTGCTGGATTGATTCCAGAAGACCGTGATCATCATCAGAAAACAAAGGCCGGCAATAAGGAAACGAAGGGCGTCTTTTTTTCTGTCCTCGGTATACTGAAACTTCAGATGGGCCTTTTTTCTACGTTTCTTGCGCATGCATGCGCATCCTGCAATTGGAATGCCAGCTTGTGTTCAGGGCACTGAGACGGTTGATTTGTGAATCGACTGCTCATCAAATTCATGTATTTAGAGGATGCTAGCAAAGGAGCACGCGTGCTAGTTTGGAGAAAACTGATTCTTCCAAGCTGATATAGCCGCGTTTGTCTTGTCAGGATATAACGCTGGGGTTTTAGATCACATGATGATGACCAAGCGTGCACTATTTGAACATGCAAAGCAGCATTCCAGTGCGAACACTGCTGCATCTTTGGATGCAACTGGATTCGAAATGCTCGTGCAATATCTGCATGCTGGCATTGCGCAAGGGAGTATTTCGGAGGATGCGCTTGGCTCATTTCGGAGCTTGTTGGGCCCGGCACTTTCTAGCAGTACCATGCAAGGGATAGCGTATGAAAAACCCTATGGATATGCCGGCGATTTCTGGACACTCGACCTGATTTATCAGAACCACCACAACACGTCGCCCGAGTTTTACCGATGGGATGCATTCTTTCAGAATTGTAGTGCTGTGAGAGCTGTGCGGAACAGAAAACAACTGTTTAAGCATCTTATGCTTCAGCTTGAAGCTGTTACAACGGGGGCAGTTTCGGTACTCAATCTCGCAAGCGGTCCTGGACGGGATGTACTTGAATACTTTCAATCCTCTGTACATCCACGTTGTTCGATTTGCTGCGTGGATCAGGATCAGCATGCAATCGCATATGCACAAAAGCTGTGTGGTGATTTTCGAGAGCACATCCGTTTTGAGCAATCAAATGCTTTTCGATTTAGATCTGCTGAAGCGTATCGGCTGATCTGGTCCGCTGGTCTTTTTGATTATCTCAATGACAATCAGTTTGTATTCCTGCTCAATCGATTACTGGATATGCTTGCGCCAGATGGTGAGGTGATCATCGGGAATTTTTCTCCAGCCAATCCCAGCCGCGCCTATATGGAAGTGATTGGCGACTGGCACCTTATCCATCGTTCTGCAGATCAACTTGTTCAACTGTCACAAGCGTGTAGTATTGACCCGCAGCACGTGCGCGTGCTCGCTGAGCCTGAAGGGGTAAATCTATTTCTGCATATAAAAGCGGGGGCTGGCTTTCTCGATGTTGATGCACAGTTTGGTAAAACCGTTTATCCAACCGAATCCTCCAATGTATAAGACAGAAGACCTGCTGCCGCACGGGCACTATTTGAAAGTGCTAAAGCCGGCGCTACCCGGACACGTTTTTCGGCCCAACCCTCGCAAATTGTTGAAAGCATCAGGATATCTGTTAACACTTGGCGGTTGTTACCTGCTTCTTGCTATGGATTTTACGTGGTGGATGCGCGCAGCACTGTCGATTGTGATTGCCAACTTGATGGCATGCCTCGCATTTATAGCCCATGACCTATCACACAACACCATCCTGAGGCAAGGCAAGCTTCGCTATCCTCTTGAGGTTGTGCTATGGGGGCTCAACCTGATTCCTGCAACCATGTGGATTCGTGTTCACAATCGATCGCACCATGCCCATGCAAATACGCCCCAAGATCCAGACCGCAGGTTTTTGAAAACCGAAGAGACTGTGACTACACGGATATACTCGCGCATTTTTTATCCGAGTAGAAAGGCATTCCGGTGGAATCCTGTTGTAGGAGCGCACTTTGTCCCGTATATCCTCCGAAACGTAGCCGGTGTATTCTACCCTGACAAGGCAAAACCTGAAGTGGTCCCGTACAAAGTAAAATTCTCCACACGCGAGCAAATACGCGTGACTTTTGAATTGGGTGTTATTGCCGTTATACAAGTGGTGATCTGGCACTTAAGCGGGGCGACCTGGATGAATTATATCTGGGCAGGACCAATTCCGGTTGTGCTTGTCTCTGGGATTATAATGATATACGTGTTCACCAATCACTACCTGAATCCTGTATGCGAGAGCCACGATCCTGTAGCTGGCAGTACTTCTGTTGTTGTGCCCCGTTTTTGGGATCGGCTGCATGAGAATTTTTCATACCATACCGAACACCACCTTTTTCCCAATATGGATTCAAGTCACTATCCTGCCGTAAGCGAAATGCTTGAAGAACAGTTTCCGGAACGGTATAACCGGATGCATATCGGGCGGGCCTGGCAGAAATTGTGGGAAGAGGATGAGTTTGAATAAATCGACTACCATTCGCCCTGCCGGCCAAACTTTTCCCTGGCTGCTTGCTGAAAGGCTTCGCCGGCGTCTTTCAATTGCTGAAGGATTTCCGGTGTAGACTTTCCCTGGATGTCACGCGCGGCTGGAATTACGGTATTGCACTCGTTCACATCCATGAAGACAGCTGCCTCCAGCAAGTCTGATTCTTCACCTGATGGAATGGCGAGAAATCCGTGTTTGTCGGCGTGAATGAGCTGACCAGGATGAATGGTTTGGCCAAACACGTCTACCTCACAATTCCAGCGAACCGGTGTTGCGTGGGCATGGCCTACCGACAGCCGGCGGGCCAACGCTTTGAAGCCGGCGTTTGTCATTTCGTCGAGGTCTCGTATCGAGCCATCAGTTATGGTCCCAACACAACCAAGCGCTTTGTGTGTATTGGCATTAACCTCACCCCACATAGAGCCGACAACTTCGGGCTTGTCGAGATCCTGCACAACAACAATTTTAGGACCGGGCACTGACGCTAAATAGTTTCGGTACGTCGCCCAGCCGTTGCTTGCATGCGCGGCGTTGCTGGGTTCGATTATAAGGGTAACCGCATAACCAACCATAGGGCCCATCTGCGGCATGAAATCTCTGGTTTCTTCCAGATTGATGCCGTCTCTGGCCGGGTTGTGTCGCGTAATTTGCTCCCAGCCATTGTAGATGGTAGGCGTATTCCATCGTTTGAGTTGTAAGAGTGTCTTGTGGGGGAGCGGCGTCAGGTTCGGCATGGCTGGTGATGACCCATCGGGCTTTTCTGTTGAAGTGCCGGCTATTCCGGAGGTGACATAAAACACGCGCCTTCACAGGTTGCTACTCCAATTCCAGAATCGCCCATACCAAAATACAAGAACCAGGTATCTTTGTATTCAACGAGTCCTTCGATAAATACAACATTGGCAATCTGGCCTTCTTGTTCAAGTTTAGCATCGGGTACCAGGAATGGCGTGTCTGATCGTTTGAGCAGCCTGGTTGGGTCATTGGCGTCAAAGAGCGCCTGGCCGCTCCGGTAAACGAGGTCGTCATCTGCGCCATTGTAAAGCAGAAGAATACCGTCTTTGGTCATTCGTGGCTCTGGGCCGGGCTCGACAACGCGACTATCAAATTGGCCGGGGCGTTGGGGTAACACGGGCTCTTCAATCCAGGTCCAGCTGATCAGATCTTCCGAATGCGCTGCCCATACGTGGGTGTCACCAAAATACATCCAATACTTGCCGTTCACAGGCACATCCAGAATGGCACCAGACTTGGTCCATTCGATGTCGGGGAAGATGGGGCCGTGTTTTTCCCAATTGGAAAAGTCTTTGGACGTAGCAAGACCAAGGCGTGCCTGTTTGCCATCGTAAGCGGTGTAAGTGAGGTAGTACGTATCGTCAACTTTTGTGATGCGTGGGTCTTCGGTGCCACCCGGCAATTCCCATGGTTCAGTTGGGCTAAGCATGGGCTCTGGGTCGCGGGTAAACGTAACGCCGTCTGTGCTGCGGGCAAGGCCTATTCGAGAAGTCCCATTCCAGACGCCAATACCCGTCGTGTCTTCAGCACGGTAAAACAGGTAAATGGTATCGCCATCAGTCCAGGCTGTTGGATTAAACAGGTCTTTGGCTTCCCATGTATCTCCTTGTGGCAGAAGGATGGGATTTGCGGGATGTTTTACAAAAGGTCCGCGTTGCCAATTGTCAGCCGCCGGCTGCGTGCAAGCGGCGAGCAGGAGAAGAATAACTACAAGTATTTTTCGCACAAGCGTACAAGGTGTGGTTGGAGATGCCTTGAATATCGAATAATAGGAAGCGGAAATGCAACTCTGCTTGTTGAATGGCGCCAGGCTCTCCCCATGTCACCTTTGAATCGGGGTTCCGCTTAATTAGGATCATGCAACTCTCCGACCTGCTGTGTTTCACAGCCCAGCCTGGCAAGCAATTCCAGGTACCAATTGAGCGTGGCCTGCACGTGGTCACTGTACGCATCCGATCCCCAAATAATAGAAAGGGTGCGCGTGGTTGTGTCGCTGGTTTTGGTACGCTGCGCGTCTTTTACGGCATTTGCGCAGGGGCCGGCGGCGTCGTGCAGGCAAAGCAGGCCGGCTACACTGATTTCCTGGCCGGATGCATTAAAGACATAGCTGGCATTTACATCGCCGGCTTTAATCTGTAGATCACCCTGCGTGCAATCAAGATCAACAACACTGATGGGCAGGCCGCTATGCAGCGATACTACATTGCAGGCATCAACGGGCGTATTGATCGTGTTAAGCCGCGCTGCTTCCGCAGCTTTAACCAGGTACTCTGAAGCCGGCTTGCCGCGGCCAGTGGGTTTGTAGCCTTTGTGCCTGAGCAGATCACGCACTGCTTTGCGACGTTCTTCTGACCGACCAACAGGGGCCTCAGCTTGAACAGAGAGGAGGGCAGTGAGCCAGGCAGGGGAAGGGAAGTCCGCAAGTGGACTGGGAAATGCAGTTGTAAAAAGTGCCGGCGCAAAGTCCGGATATGGCGCAATATGTACCTGCATCATCTTTTAATCAATTCTCGACGTTGACTGCCACATGTCTGCATTTCGGCCCATGAGTCGTTTCAACGGTTGTGACATGCTGTCCAATGCTTCGATTACATCGCCCGAAAGCGAAGTGCTTGCTGCTTGCGCATTGCGCCGCACCTGGTCCGCATTCCTGCCGCCCATCACAACAGCGCCCACCCCAGGTTGCCGCAGCAGCCACGCGAGGGCCATGTTGGCCATCGATTCTCCAAGTCCATCCGCAAGCGCCCGCAATCCTTCAATCACGTCCATCATTTCCGTTTCAAAGCCCGGTTCTCCGTGCCGTGCCTGGGGCCATATGTTTGAGTTGAAGTGCCTGGTCCTTGCGCGATCTTCAGGTATTTCGTTGATCGAGGCAAACTTACCGGTTAGCAATCCATGCAGCAGTGGTGAGTAGCAAAGAATAGAAATATCCTCGCGTTTGCATATTGGGGCGATATCAAATTCGATGGCCCGAAACAGCATGCTGTAGGCCAACTGATTACTCGTGATTTCGGCTGCATGTTGTATGCTGGCGTTCAGATCATTGGGGCCAAAGTTCGATACGCCGTATGAGCGAATTTTGCCTTCGTCTTTTAGCCGTATCAACATATCGATGCTATCTTCGAGGGGAACAGCGCGATTGGGCCAGTGCAATTGGTACAGGTCGATGTAATCAGTCTTAAGGTTTTTGAGGCTGCGCTCACAAGCTTTACGCAAGTCGGCCGGCGCAAAGTGCTGCGGGCTCACTTTGGATGCGATCACAATTTCTGAGCGTACATCATGCAGCGCCTTGGCGATAAGCTGTTCTGACAAGCCGTCGCCATACATTTCAGCGGTATCAAAAAACGTGATGCCGGCGTCGTAGGCTGCTCGCAATGCCTCAAGAGATGCGGATTCCTCTTGATGTCCCCAGTTGAGGCCGCCCACAATAGCCCAGCAACCCATGCTGATGCTGGAGACTTTTATATCTGTTTTGCCAAGCGTTGTAAACTGCATATTGCACGAGGTTCTTGTTACGAATCGTGGGGAAGATACGGCGCTTTTGCCAGAATAAAAGGGGCGTTGCCAGAGAACGCTTATTCTGGGTTAATCAGCCTTGAGGCGCGTTTCAAAAAAGCCCAATACCCGATCCAATGCTGCCCGTGTGGGGTGCCCGGCTTTATCGACAAAATCACTTGTTAGTACGGCGTGTGCTTTGGCGTGGATGTCATGCTGATTGCCTGCAGATGAATCAATCTGCGTGCCCAGAAATGCCGGCCCAAAAATGTTTGCAAGGGCTTCAAAGCGTTCCTCTGGGGAAATTGCGTCACCGCTGAATCTGAAACACATAAGTTGTTGCCCCGCTTCTGCGCGCGCTTGGGCAGCAGTAAGCTCGCGAGGGGCAACAGCCAATGCGGCTTTGTGTCTGGGGGTTATGGGAAAGGGGAGGGAGGGTTGACACGAAACGGGCGCAAGCATGACGGGGTCGGCCATTAACGAAATGGTAAAGTTGCCCGTCAGACACATTCCAATTGCACCAACGCCGGGGCCGCCGCATTCTTCATGCGCTTTGTGGCATATCGCGCGCAACCAATCGACAACCGGGCTGGATTTGCCTGTGGCGAGAACCCTGAATTCACGACTGATGCACACATGCATCAAGTTGCGCTTCATGGCCGTCTTACCCGGTTTACCAAAGAGCAGGGGCATGTAAACCCGGTATCCTGCATCGACCAATCGGTTTGCGAGGCCGATGCAGGATTTTGTCAATCCGGGCAATTCATGAATTAGCACAATACCTGGTCCGTTGCCGCGCGTATACAACGTGTGCTGAATACCTTCATTTACAAACGCAGATGCGGCAAATCCATTGATCATCGCGAGGGTTGTCCTGTGCCAGGCAAGGCTTATTTGTTCAGATATTTCTGCGGAATGGGTTCGCCGGCTGACTGCTCATCAACCCAGAAAATATTGATGATCCACCAGCGGTTGCCGTCATTCAGAAGCTGGAAGCTGTTGATGCCGCGCGCAAATGGCTCCGGATCGTCAGCATTTGATCGCGATTCATACGTGCTAAACGTATGCAGAATTTGGCCGTACTGCTCTGTTGTACGGGTCACTTCCGTTTCGAAAAATCCGTTTTGGATGAAGTATGGATTGGCACGCTCAATGTAGCCATCAACGCTGTTATACACTGCCGCTACAGTATCTGGCCTTACGGCTACAGGAATGAGTTGTGCGCCAGGTGCAAACATATTGCGGAATCGATCCCAATCGCGTTCCTGGCCGGCAGGACCAGAAATCGACTCATAAACTGCTGTGATAATGGCATCAACTGATTCTGTGTCCGATTCGTACTGGGCCAATGCCGGCGAGGCTACAAGCAGAAGTAAAAGGGTGAGGAGGATGCTTTTGTACATGGTGATTGTCTACCTGGTGGTTTTGTCAATAACGAAAAAATACAAAGATGGTTATGCGGGCCTACTCAGGTTTTGCAAATAAGTTACGCCTCAAGAAAGTTCTACGGCCGTTGCGTAGGTTCTGTCAAAACCATCGGTAGCAACTACCCGGACTTCTTTTGTACCGGGAGATACCGGGGCATAGAAGAGGTGGTTATGGATTTTGGGTTCAACCCAGGGCCGCCGTGCCGGCAAGGCGGTGCCCGTGTGAAGCTCAATTGACAATGGATCGCGTCCTGACCGGCGCGACATCTGCCCTTTCTGGATGCCATCCTCAAACCAGCGTACTTCCCAGGAAGGATCTGCATCCCACACATTGGCTACAATTTCTGTTGGCGCAGTTGGGTCAGCACCACGAGGATAAACCCGCATTTGATAGTCCTGGTCGTATCCTGTGCTCTTATATCGCCAGCGTACACTTTCACCTTTGATTTCATAGACACCGTAGCCATTTGGTGTGCCATCAGGGCAAATTGGTCCGCTCCACCAGGCACCACACACGGCACCGTGGATGTGTTCATGGATGCCCCCTACGTAGACATGTTCGTTCTCGTGGGTGTGGCCTGAGATGAGGTGGGCATTGTATGGCTCAAGCATCCGGTACAGCCGTTCACGATTGGTGATCGAGTGGCTGATGTCGGGTTTTGATTCTCCCATCCTAAGCCGGCCCGTACTCATGCCCGGGATGTGGGCAAACACTACAACTGGTCGGCCCGGTTCGATATAAGACAAATCCTGGGTCAACCATTCAAATTGCAAGTCATCGATATAGCCGAAGTAACCCTGGCTATGCCAGAAGACATCATCTAGCACAATGTAGTGCACAAAACCGCGATCGAAAGAGTAATAGCGGGGGCCAAAATGTTCGGAGAACGTTGCTGTAGATGCCTCATCTGTAGAAGCATCCATGTTCAAATCGTGGTTACCAATTACCTGGAAAAATGGAATGCCCATATCCGACACCGCCCGCTCGTACTCCGGGAAAAGACTCAAGTCATCAAACATAATGTCGCCACAGCCCACACCAAACAACTGCTGGTCTCCCAGCCGGTTGATGGTTTTTATAGCATCAGGCACTGTCTGCTGATGGAGGAGGCCCATCTCAAATTCGTTTTGCGTTTGGGTATCTGCAAAAACGAGAAAGGCGTGATCGTTGGTACGCTTTTTTAGGGGCGTGAGGTCAAAGGTAGCCGTGGCCTCGCCGGCCTGATCGGCTTCGATGGGGACATAGAAGTTTGCTGTGCCCGTGTTGTTTTTGTTGAGATTAAATCCTCCGGGTACAGTAAGCTGCACAAACGGCTGCCGGCTGTCCGAAATGATCTCGAAGGTCCCATCGGTCTTTGTGCGCACAACCGTTCGACCATCTGAAACACTTACATCGATCAATCCCTGGCCTTCAGATTGCACGATGCCCCGGATGCGTACGGGTGAACCGCGTTTTGTCAGGATCCGCGGTGCGTACGGATTGGCGAGGATGGATGGCGCCAGTGCGGTGGATGCAAAGGTGCCGGCCAATGCGGAGTACTTCAGAAACTTCCGTCGATCTATCATGCTTGTGTGTTTTGGCTTGTGTCTGATCTAATTTTGATTCGGGTTTGGCAATACGCTTTGTTCTCCAGAAAAGAAAGGCTGTTCCTGCATAGTTGCTGTATGGATGGCATTGAATAGAAGTTTATACGTGCCACCGGGCTGCCCGCGAAATTGCGGCCTGAAACCAAAGAGCACAATGTTGCCCTGGCCGTGCGGTACATTCAACAGGGCCGCCTTGTTACTGATGTACTGTTTTTCACCCAGCGCCCATCCACTAAGCAGTAAATCGTCGGCTGCATAAGAAACAACAACCTGAACATCAGGAGCCGGCGCTGCAACAATCTCTTCTTCGCCTCCCTCACCACGTCTATCCCGAACTACAGGCTCGAAGGCGCGGCTCCGTTGGAAGGATAACGCCGCCTCGGGTTGCATGCCGAACGCAAGAGGATGCTCCTGGTTGACATTGGCTCGAATCAATGATCCGGGAATGAAGAACTTGTCTGACGCCAGGTTTTTGACAACACTTTTTACCGGTAGCCCAAATTGCTCAATGACAAAGTCGCTTGATGCATCCAGAGAGATCAGGGTGCCACCACGTTCAACATAGTTTTTGAGGGCCAGTGTGCCATTGAGGCCAAGTCCGCCTGTATATGCTGCCGGCATTGTCTGCTCGGCATGGCCATTTAACAAACTGTTGCTGCTTTGGCTTGGCAGGATGACCGCATGATATTGCTGGAGATTGGCAGTATTGACGTCGGCGTCATGCAGGGTGTCAACCTGGAAATTGTAGGTTTTGAGCAACCAGCGTGTCCATCCTTCATCCATGTTGGCTACCCACGATTTGTAAAGTCCGATGCGGGCCTGCTGTACTTTGTGTAGTGTAACATCAGGGGCAGCTTGTAAGCCGTCAAACGAAAGGTTATGCTGAGAAGCAAGTGCTGAAATCCTGTCGTGTGTTCCTTCACCTATCCGGATTACAATCGAGCCGGGGGCATACGTCCTTCGGCCGGCCTTGAGGGAATCGGCTGTCCAGTACAGATCATCTCCTGCAGCCAGTAAGGTGTTGCTCGCAGCAGTGACTGCGTTGGGACCTGACGCAAGCAGGTAGCCATAAGCCGGTCTGGCTGGCACGACGCCAGCACTTGCGAGGGCTTTCGTTGATGCGTAAGGCCGGAGTTGTGCTTTGAACGGGGCAACGATACGTTTGACTTCGACGCCCATTTGAAGCGGGAGCGTCCATCCAGCCAAATCATAAGGCACGCGCGGTGATCCATCTGCAAAGCGCTGCTCCGGGTAGTGTTGCGGTTCCATCAAGTCCGTTAACATAGGCTGAAATGCCTGTGCCGTCCGTACGACAAATGTGCCTTTCCCATACCGGTTGCCGCCCGCTGTAAATCCGCGCTCGGCCTGGTGCACTTCGATGCCGGTTTTACGTAGTACGTCTACAAGTCGCTTGCTCTCCCCCGTATCCCATTGGGTTGCTGGAATGACGTATGCGTAGTAGTCAGACGAGGTAATGGCATCCCTACCCATGCTATAGATATTGTAGAGCCACTTTTCCTTTCTGTCAGCAGCTATACTGAGAATCCCCATGGAAGCGGTGATCATGTAAGAAACGGCATCGCTGAAGGATGACTGCCCCCCTTCCCATGGATAAGGGTAAAAGATGTCGGTCCCGTTTGTGGGCGTGCTGCTACGCCGTGATCCCAGGATATTGGGCTTGTCTTGCGGTTCGTAATAC includes:
- a CDS encoding aldo/keto reductase, which codes for MQFTTLGKTDIKVSSISMGCWAIVGGLNWGHQEESASLEALRAAYDAGITFFDTAEMYGDGLSEQLIAKALHDVRSEIVIASKVSPQHFAPADLRKACERSLKNLKTDYIDLYQLHWPNRAVPLEDSIDMLIRLKDEGKIRSYGVSNFGPNDLNASIQHAAEITSNQLAYSMLFRAIEFDIAPICKREDISILCYSPLLHGLLTGKFASINEIPEDRARTRHFNSNIWPQARHGEPGFETEMMDVIEGLRALADGLGESMANMALAWLLRQPGVGAVVMGGRNADQVRRNAQAASTSLSGDVIEALDSMSQPLKRLMGRNADMWQSTSRID
- a CDS encoding glycosyl hydrolase, which codes for MIYRNSLLVLSLLLVAACAEPTPPPPPPIPVTTAQTSNSEVLFIGISVVDDQNVWISGTAGSFGRTVDGGVTWQIGTVPGADSLQFRDVHAVDAQTAYLLSIGNGEDSRIYKTTDAGISWTQQFTNAEADGFFDCMDFWDENNGIAFSDSFEGAFYIIKTSDGGDTWTRVSPAVLPPALDGEGSFAASGTCLMVKGENTVNIVTGAGGKSRVLTSTDRGLSWDVVETPVAHGTPSSGLASISYLDDSQGVVAGGEIAKPDSTADSIARTLDGGATWEVTGHTTFTGAVYGISYVPNQSTPTLVAAGPKGLDYSQDNGDTWNSLSTDNYWSVAFAPSGKGWATGTEGKVLHISF
- a CDS encoding class I SAM-dependent methyltransferase, which gives rise to MMMTKRALFEHAKQHSSANTAASLDATGFEMLVQYLHAGIAQGSISEDALGSFRSLLGPALSSSTMQGIAYEKPYGYAGDFWTLDLIYQNHHNTSPEFYRWDAFFQNCSAVRAVRNRKQLFKHLMLQLEAVTTGAVSVLNLASGPGRDVLEYFQSSVHPRCSICCVDQDQHAIAYAQKLCGDFREHIRFEQSNAFRFRSAEAYRLIWSAGLFDYLNDNQFVFLLNRLLDMLAPDGEVIIGNFSPANPSRAYMEVIGDWHLIHRSADQLVQLSQACSIDPQHVRVLAEPEGVNLFLHIKAGAGFLDVDAQFGKTVYPTESSNV
- a CDS encoding phenylalanine--tRNA ligase beta subunit-related protein; the protein is MMQVHIAPYPDFAPALFTTAFPSPLADFPSPAWLTALLSVQAEAPVGRSEERRKAVRDLLRHKGYKPTGRGKPASEYLVKAAEAARLNTINTPVDACNVVSLHSGLPISVVDLDCTQGDLQIKAGDVNASYVFNASGQEISVAGLLCLHDAAGPCANAVKDAQRTKTSDTTTRTLSIIWGSDAYSDHVQATLNWYLELLARLGCETQQVGELHDPN
- a CDS encoding calcineurin-like phosphoesterase C-terminal domain-containing protein, giving the protein MIDRRKFLKYSALAGTFASTALAPSILANPYAPRILTKRGSPVRIRGIVQSEGQGLIDVSVSDGRTVVRTKTDGTFEIISDSRQPFVQLTVPGGFNLNKNNTGTANFYVPIEADQAGEATATFDLTPLKKRTNDHAFLVFADTQTQNEFEMGLLHQQTVPDAIKTINRLGDQQLFGVGCGDIMFDDLSLFPEYERAVSDMGIPFFQVIGNHDLNMDASTDEASTATFSEHFGPRYYSFDRGFVHYIVLDDVFWHSQGYFGYIDDLQFEWLTQDLSYIEPGRPVVVFAHIPGMSTGRLRMGESKPDISHSITNRERLYRMLEPYNAHLISGHTHENEHVYVGGIHEHIHGAVCGAWWSGPICPDGTPNGYGVYEIKGESVRWRYKSTGYDQDYQMRVYPRGADPTAPTEIVANVWDADPSWEVRWFEDGIQKGQMSRRSGRDPLSIELHTGTALPARRPWVEPKIHNHLFYAPVSPGTKEVRVVATDGFDRTYATAVELS
- a CDS encoding glycoside hydrolase family 130 protein translates to MRKILVVILLLLAACTQPAADNWQRGPFVKHPANPILLPQGDTWEAKDLFNPTAWTDGDTIYLFYRAEDTTGIGVWNGTSRIGLARSTDGVTFTRDPEPMLSPTEPWELPGGTEDPRITKVDDTYYLTYTAYDGKQARLGLATSKDFSNWEKHGPIFPDIEWTKSGAILDVPVNGKYWMYFGDTHVWAAHSEDLISWTWIEEPVLPQRPGQFDSRVVEPGPEPRMTKDGILLLYNGADDDLVYRSGQALFDANDPTRLLKRSDTPFLVPDAKLEQEGQIANVVFIEGLVEYKDTWFLYFGMGDSGIGVATCEGACFMSPPE
- a CDS encoding RraA family protein, which codes for MFYVTSGIAGTSTEKPDGSSPAMPNLTPLPHKTLLQLKRWNTPTIYNGWEQITRHNPARDGINLEETRDFMPQMGPMVGYAVTLIIEPSNAAHASNGWATYRNYLASVPGPKIVVVQDLDKPEVVGSMWGEVNANTHKALGCVGTITDGSIRDLDEMTNAGFKALARRLSVGHAHATPVRWNCEVDVFGQTIHPGQLIHADKHGFLAIPSGEESDLLEAAVFMDVNECNTVIPAARDIQGKSTPEILQQLKDAGEAFQQAAREKFGRQGEW
- a CDS encoding dienelactone hydrolase family protein, translating into MINGFAASAFVNEGIQHTLYTRGNGPGIVLIHELPGLTKSCIGLANRLVDAGYRVYMPLLFGKPGKTAMKRNLMHVCISREFRVLATGKSSPVVDWLRAICHKAHEECGGPGVGAIGMCLTGNFTISLMADPVMLAPVSCQPSLPFPITPRHKAALAVAPRELTAAQARAEAGQQLMCFRFSGDAISPEERFEALANIFGPAFLGTQIDSSAGNQHDIHAKAHAVLTSDFVDKAGHPTRAALDRVLGFFETRLKAD
- a CDS encoding fatty acid desaturase, with amino-acid sequence MYKTEDLLPHGHYLKVLKPALPGHVFRPNPRKLLKASGYLLTLGGCYLLLAMDFTWWMRAALSIVIANLMACLAFIAHDLSHNTILRQGKLRYPLEVVLWGLNLIPATMWIRVHNRSHHAHANTPQDPDRRFLKTEETVTTRIYSRIFYPSRKAFRWNPVVGAHFVPYILRNVAGVFYPDKAKPEVVPYKVKFSTREQIRVTFELGVIAVIQVVIWHLSGATWMNYIWAGPIPVVLVSGIIMIYVFTNHYLNPVCESHDPVAGSTSVVVPRFWDRLHENFSYHTEHHLFPNMDSSHYPAVSEMLEEQFPERYNRMHIGRAWQKLWEEDEFE